GCTGGCTCTGGAGCGGGTCTTCCCTCGTGTAGGTGAGACGCTCCACCTGGCCCGGCTGGAAGTCGTCCTGGATCTCCTTGCCGTTCACGAAGAGCTTCACGGCCCCGGCGTCGCCGAGGACGAGGTCGACGGACTCCTTGTCCGTGAAGGTCTTGGACTCGCCCCGCGCGAGGGTGCCGTCGAAGAGCAGCCGTCCGCTGTGGTCCTTCGCGGAGATCCAGCTCGCGCCGGTGTCCGCGGTCAGCACGACCGTGACCAGGTCCTTCGGGGCGGCGGCGATCGCGCTGTCCGAGGGGGTGGGCGTGGGCGGCTGCGGGGTCGGTGCGGGCGGCTTGGCGCCGGTCTGCTTGGGCGCCGGCTGCGGGGAGGCGGAACCTTCCGCCACCGGCTTGGCCTTGTCGTCGCCGCCGCCGAAGGCCGTGAAGCCGACGAAGCCGATCACGGCGACGATGGCGGCGACCATGGCGGCGGTCCAGTTCGGCCGCTGCCGCTCGGGGCGGAGGCGCTCGGCTTCGAACATCGGCGCGGCGGGCGTGGGTGCCGGCCGGCCGCCGTGGGCCGCGTCGTAGCTCTCGATCAGGGGTGCCGGATCGAGGTGCACGGCGCGGGCGAGGGTACGGATGTGACCGCGGGCGTAGACGTCGCCGCCGCACCGCGTGAAGTCGTCCTCTTCGATCGCGTGCACGATCGGGATGCGCACGCGGGTGGTGGAACTGACCTCGTCGACGGTGAGCCCGGCGGCGATCCGGGCCTGCTGGAGGGCCGTCCCGATGGACGGGCCTTCGACGGGACGTTCGACGAGGCGGTCCTCGGACCGGTCGTCGGTCGAAGGCCGCTCTTCTTCGGGGGAGTTGGATTTGCCGATGGACACGTGGGCGCCTTTCGAGCGTGTAGCCACCTGCTGGAAGTCCAGTCTAGGGGGGTGACGAAAGGGTGGAGCAACCGGAGGGTGCCCTCCCTACGCCATCCGAATGGCGCGGGAGGTGTTCCGTCGGCGCGGCGGCGCCGCCCCCGTTCAACTGGACGCGGGCCCGGGAGAAACGGTTGCCCGGCGATCCGTCACGGATGGGTCTCGCCGCGGATGACGGCCAGCACCCCGTCCAGCTCGTCCGCCTTGAGCAGGACGTCGCGCGCCTTCGAGCCCTCGCTCGGTCCCACGATCCCCCGCGACTCCATCAGGTCCATGAGGCGTCCGGCCTTGGCGAAGCCGACCCGCAGTTTGCGCTGGAGCATCGAGGTGGAGCCGAACTGCGTGGTGACCACCAGCTCCGCCGCCTGGCACAGCAGGTCCAGGTCGTCGCCGATGTCCTCGTCGATCTCCTTCTTCTGCTTCTGCCCGACGGTGACGTCGTCGCGGAAGACGGGCGCCATCTGGTCCTTGCAGTGCTGGACGATCCCGCCGATCTCGTCCTCGGTCACGAAGGCGCCCTGGAGCCGGACGGGCTTGTTCGCGCCCATCGGCAGGAACAGCCCGTCGCCCTTGCCGATCAGCTTCTCGGCGCCCGGCTGGTCGAGGATGACCCGGCTGTCGGCGAGCGAGGAGGTGGCGAAGGCGAGGCGAGAGGGCACGTTGGCCTTGATGAGGCCGGTCACCACGTCCACCGAGGGCCGCTGGGTGGCGAGCACCAGGTGGATGCCGGCCGCGCGGGCCAGCTGGGTGATGCGGACGATGGAGTCCTCGACGTCGCGCGGGGCCACCATCATCAGGTCGGCCAGCTCGTCGACGATCACCAGCAGGTACGGGTAGGGGCTGAGCTCCCGTTCGCTGCCCGGCGGCAGCTTGATCTTGCCGTCGCGGATGGCCTGGTTGAAGTCGTCGATGTGCCGGTAGCCGAAGGCGGCCAGGTCGTCGTAGCGCAGGTCCATCTCGCGCACGACCCACTGGAGCGCCTCGGCGGCCCGCTTCGGGTTGGTGATGATCGGCGTGATCAGGTGCGGGATGCCCTCGTACGCCGTCAGCTCGACCCGCTTGGGGTCGACGAGCACCATCCGGACGTCCTCCGGAGTGGCCCGGACCATGATCGAAGTGATCAGGCAGTTGATGCAGGAGGACTTTCCGGAGCCGGTGGCGCCGGCCACCAGGACGTGCGGCATCTTGGCGAGGTTGGCCATGACGTAGCCGCCCTCGACGTCCTTGCCCAGCGCGACGAGCATCGGGTGGTCGTCCTCCGCCGCGTCCGCCAGGCGCAGCACGTCGCCCAGGTTGACCATCTCGCGGTCCGTGTTCGGGATCTCGATGCCGACCGCCGACTTGCCCGGGATCGGGCTGATGATGCGCACGTCCGGGGAGGCCACCGCGTAGGCGATGTTCTTGGCCAGCGCGGTGATCCGCTCGACCTTGACCGCCGCCCCGAGGGTGACCTCGTAGCGGGTGACCGTCGGACCCCGGGTGAAGCCGGTGACCTGGGCGTCGACCTTGAACTCGGTGAACACGTTCGTCAGCGAGGCGACCACGGCGTCGTTGGCGGCGCTGCGGGTCTTGCCCGGCCCGCCGCGCTCCAGCAGGTCCAGGGAGGGCAGCGAGTACGTGATGTCCCCGCGCAGCTGGAGCTGCTCGGCGCGGGCCGGCAGCGGCTGGCTCTCCGGCGCGGCCTTGGTCAGGTCGGGTACGGCGAGGGTGCCGGAGACCGCGGCGGTGGTGTCGTGCGGCCGCTCGGCCGGCGGCTGCGCGGGCGCGGCCGGAGCGGCGGCCGGCTTCGGCGGGACCGCCGGTTCGGGCCGCTCCCCGCGGGCGGGCGGCACCGGAGCGGTGGGCTCCGTACCCTCCCGCGGAGCGGCGATGCCCTGCGTGAGGTCGGCGACCAGCGGGGACGGCGGCAGCCCGCCGTAGACCGCGCCGTCCAGCGCGGCGGCGGCCGCCGCGGCCACGTCGACGGCGTCCATCCCGCGGTCCATGGCCGGTCGCGACGGGCTGCGCCGCGGGCGCCGGCGCCGGGCGAGCGCCTCCTCCTCGGCCGCGTCCGCCGGGTCGCCCGCGCCGGCTCCCGCGCGGGCCCGCCACTGCTCGGGGTCGTGCCGGCCGGGGGCGCCGCCCTCGGCCTCCCCGTAGCCCTCGTCGTACTCGTTCGGCGCGATGACCCCGAGGCGGATGCCGAGGCGCCGCAGCCGCTGCGGGATGGCGTTGACCGGGGTCGCGGTGACCACCAGCAGCCCGAAGACCGTCAGGAGCACCAGCATGGGCACCGCCAGCGGCGCGCCCATGGTGAAGATCAGCGGCTTCGAGGCTCCCCAGCCGATGAGCCCGCCCGCGTTCTGCATGGCGGTGGTGCCCTCGTCCCGGCCGGGCGCTCCGCAGGCGATGTGGACCAGGCCCAGGACGCCGATGGCGAGCGCGGAGAGCCCGACACCGATGCGCCCGTTGGCGTCGGTCTGCTCGGGATGCCGGATGAAGCGCACCGCCATGACCCCGAACAGGATCGGTACGAGCAGATCCAGTCGTCCGAAGGCACCGGTGACCAGCATCGTGACCAGATCCCCGACGGGACCGCTCAGGTTCGACCAGGTTCCGGCGGCGACGATCAGCGCGAGCGCGAGCAGCAGCAGCGCGATGCCGTCCTTGCGGTGGGCGGGGTCGAGGTTCTTGGCACCGTTGCCGATGCCGCGGAAGACCGCGCCGACCGCGTGGGCGCAGCCGAGCCAGACGGCGCGCACCAGCCGCACCACGCCGTTGGTCGGGGAGGGCGCGGGCTTGGCCGCGACCTTCCTGACCGGCGGGCGCTTGGCCGCCGCGGTCTTCTTCGCGGGGGGCGTGCGCACGGGCGCCGCCTTCTTCGCCGGGGCCGCCGTCCGGCCGGTGCGGCCCTTCGCGGTGCCCGCAGCGCTCGGGGAACCCTTACCGGACGTACGTGAGGCCATGGGCCCGAGGTTACCGGTGCACACCCCGGTGGACACGCGTGCCCACCCCTTCACCCGTTCGTGTCGCCCGCCCCGCCGGTGCTTTGACGCCCCACCAGACCTGACGTGCACCCAGACCCCGCGACGCCCCGGCTCCTTGGCCGACCGCCCGGACACGGCGGCGCCCGCGTGCGCGGATCCGCACGCGGGCGCCCCGCACTCCACCGCACTCCGCCGCCCCGCACCGGCCGGTCCGACCGGTGCGAAGGAGAGGTCCTAGCCCTGCGCCGGCAGCACCGCTCCGCCGCCCGTCCCCGGCTCCAGCGCGTCGAGCGCCCGCCGCAGCCCGGTCAGCTTGCGTTCCAGGTGGGCCGCGGTCGCCACCACCGCCGCGTCGGCGGAGTCCTCGCCGAGCTGCTTCGTCAGCGCCTCGGCCTGCTCCTCGACCGCCGCGAGCCGCGCGGAGAGCTCGGCCAGCAGACCGGCCGTCTCCTTGCTCGCGTCCACGCCGTTGGAGCTGCCGCCCTCCAGCTGGAGCCGCAGCAGCGCCGCCTGCTCCCGCAGCTGGCAGTTCTTCGTGTACAGCTCCACGAAGACCGACACCTTGGCCCGCAGCACCCACGGGTCGAACGGCTTCGAGATGTAGTCCACCGCTCCCGCCGCGTAGCCGCGGAACGTGTGGTGCGGACCGTGGTTGATCGCCGTCAGGAAGATGATCGGGATGTCCCGGGTCCGTTCCCGCCGCTTGATGTGCGCGGCCGTCTCGAATCCGTCCATTCCCGGCATCTGCACATCCAGCAGGATGACCGCGAAATCGTCCGTCAGCAGCGCCTTGAGCGCTTCCTCCCCCGACGACGCCCGGACCAGTGTCTGATCGAGCGCGGAGAGGATGGCCTCCAGCGCCAGCAGATTCTCCGGCCGGTCGTCGACCAGGAGGATCTTGGCCTTCTGCACCATGCCCTGTCCTCCTCGCCCCGGCACGGGGCCTCCCCGGCTCCTGGCTCCGGCCTGTGCGCCGGGCCCCGCCCCAGAGGACGACATCTTTGCGCCGTCCGTCCTTGTGCCGGTCATCGTAGCCCCAGTCCCGAGATCGCCACACCCTGTCACCAGGATGTCACTGTGCACGAAACAGGAACGTGGCGGGAGAGCAGAAGGTTCCCCCTTCACCGCTCTCCCGCGCCGCTCCCGCCACCGTGCGTCAGCAAGTGGTGTAAGTACGCTCGCACTGCGCTCACTTACCCCGCATCCACTGCTCCATGACCGACAGCAGGTAGTCGGGATCGACCGGCTTGGTGACGTAGTCGGACGCACCGGAGTCGATCGCCTTCTCCCGGTCCCCCTTCATCGCCTTGGCCGTCAGCGCGATGATCGGCAGGCCCGCGAACTGCGGCATCCGCCGGATCGCCGACGTCGTCGCGTAGCCGTCCATCTCGGGCATCATGATGTCCATCAGCACCACCGTCACGTCGTCGTGCTGCTCCAGGACCTCGATGCCCTCGCGGCCGTTCTCCGCGTACAGCACGGCCAGTCCGTGCTGTTCGAGCACGCTGGTCAGGGCGAAGACGTTGCGCACGTCGTCGTCCACGATCAGCACCCGCTCACCGTGGAAGTCGTACGTCCGCGGGACCACCGGCAGTTCGTCCTGCGCCCCGCCCCAGCCGTCCTCCGCCCCGGCCTCGTACGGCTGCCCCGGCACCGCGGCCCGCGGCTCCAGGTCGCTCAGCGGCTTGCGCCGCCGCCGGAACAGCGGCGCGGCACCGCCGCCCTGCCCCGGCTGGCCCTCGACCGCCGGAACCGTGCGCTCCGGCCCGGCCGGCGCCTGCGGGGCCGGGACGGGGGCCGCCGGCAGCTCCGGTACCGCGGTCTCCTCGGCCGGCCTGCGGTACAGCTCCCCGCGCGCCCCGCCCGGCGCGGGCGGCGCGTACCCCTGCGGGGGCAGCTCGCTCGGGTGCAGCGGCAGGTACAGGGTGAAGGTCGAGCCGCGGCCCGGCTCGCTCGCCGCGTGGATCTCGCCGCCCAGCAGCCGGGCGATCTCCCGGCTGATGGACAGCCCGAGTCCCGTACCGCCGTACTTGCGGCTCGTCGTCCCGTCCGCCTGCTTGAACGCCTCGAAGATCACCAGCATCTTGCTCGCCGCGATCCCGATCCCGGTGTCCGTCACCGAGAAGGCGATCAGGTCCCCGTCCGCCTCGCGCAGCGACCCGGCCTCCAGCAACTGCTCCCGGATCGCCGTCGGCACGTCGGCCCCGGCGGGCCGGATCACCAGCTCCACCGCTCCGGTGTCGGTGAACTTCACCGCGTTGGACAGCAGGTTGCGCAGTACCTGGAGCAGCCGCTGCTCGTCGGTGTGCAGGGTGGCCGGCAGCTCCGGCGAGACCCGCACGGAGAAGTCAAGCCCCTTCTCCGCCGTGAGCGGCCGGAACGTGGCCTCCACGTAGTCCACGAGCTGGACCAGCGCGATCCGCGTCGGCGAGACGTCCATCTTGCCCGCCTCGACCTTCGACAGGTCGAGGATGTCGTTGATCAGCTGGAGCAGGTCCGAGCCGGCGCCGTGGATGGTCTCGGCGAACTCCACCTGCTTCGGCGACAGGTTGCCGTCCGCGTTGTCGGCGAGCAACTTGGCCAGGATCAGCAGCGAGTTGAGCGGCGTCCGCAGCTCGTGCGACATGTTCGCCAGGAACTCGCTCTTGTAGCGCATCGAGACCGCGAGCTGCTCGGCGCGCTCTTCCAGGACCTGCCGGGCCTCCTCGATCTCGGTGTTCTTCACCTCGATGTCCCGGTTCTGCTGGGCCAGCAGCTCGGCCTTCTCCTCCAGCTCCGCGTTGGCGGCCTGGAGCGCCTTCTGCCGGTTCTCCAGCTCGTCGGAGCGCTCGCGCAGCTCCTCCGTCATCTCCTGCGACTGCTTGAGCAGCATCTCCGTCTTGGAGTTGACGCTGATCGTGTTGACGCTCGTGCCGATCATCTCGGCGATCTGACTCAGGAAGTCCTTCTGGATCTGGGTGAACGGCGTGAAGGAGGCCAGCTCGATCACCCCGAGCAGCTTCCCCTCGAAGAGCACCGGCAGCACGATCACGTGCGCCGGCGGGGCCTCGCCCAGCCCCGAGGAGATCTTCAGGTAGCCGGGCGGGGTGTTCTCGACCAGGATCGTCCGCTTCTCCTCGGCGACCGTCCCGATCAGCCCCTCCCCCGGACGGAACGAGGTGGGCACCTGGCCCCCGGCGTACGCGTAGCTCCCGCGCATCCGCAGCGCGTACGAACCGTCCGCGCCCCCCTCCGTGCCGACCTCGGTGGTCCCGCCCGCCGGCAGCGCCAGGAAGAACGCGCCGTGCTGCGCCGACACCACCGGGGTGAGCTCGCTCATGATCAGCTTGGCCACGTCGTCCAGCTCCCGGCGGCCCTGCATCAGCGCCGAGATCCGGGCGAGGTTGCCCTTGAGCCAGTCCTGCTCCTTGTTGGCCAGGGTGGTGTCGCGCAGGTTGACGATCATCGTGTTGATGTTGTCCTGGAGGACCTGGATCTCGCCCGCCGCGTCCACGTCGACCTTCAGGCTGAGGTCGCCGCGGGTCACCGCGGTGGCCACGGCCGCGATGGCGCGCACCTGCCGGGTGAGGTTGCCGGCCATCTCGTTCACCGACTCGGTCAGGTCACGCCAGGTGCCGTCGACGTCCCGGACCCGGGCCTGACCGCCCAGGATGCCCTCCGTACCCACCTCGCGGGCCACCCGCGTGACCTGGTCGGCGAAGGAGGACAGCTGGTCCACCATCGTGTTGATGGTCGTCTTGAGCTCCAGGATCTCGCCCCGGGCGTCGATGTCGATCTTCTTGGTCATGTCGCCCTTGGCGATGGCGGTCGTGACCATGGCGATCTGCCGCACCTGCCCGGTGAGGTTCGAGGCCATGAAGTTCACCGAGTCGGTGAGGTCCTTCCACGTCCCCGAGACGCCCGGCACGTGCGCCTGGCCGCCCAGGCGGCCCTCCGTACCCACCTCGCGCGCCACCCGCGTGACCTCGTCCGCGAAGGACGACAGCGTCTTCACCATCGTGTTGACGGTGTCCGCGAGCTGCGCGACCTCGCCGCGGGCCTCGACGGTGACCTTCTTCGTCAGGTCGCCGTTGGCCACCGCTGCCGAGACCTGCGCGATCCCGCGCACCTGGGCCGTCAGGTTGCCGGCCATGGTGTTGACGTTGTCGCTGAGGTCCTTCCAGATGCCCGTCACCCCGCGCACCCGGGCCTGGCCGCCGAGGATGCCCTCGGTACCCACCTCCCGCGCGACCCGGGTCACCTGCTCCGCGAACGACGACAGCTGGTCCACCATCGTGTTGACGGTGGTCACCAGCTCCAGGATCTCGCCCTTGGCGTCCACCGTGATCTTCTTCGACAGGTCGCCCATGGCGACCGCCGTGGTCACCTCGGCGATGTTGCGCACCTGCGAGGTCAGGTTGTTGGCCATGAAGTTGACCGACTGCGTCAGGTCCTTCCAGGTCCCCGAGACGCCCTTGACCTCCGCCTGGCCGCCGAGAATGCCCTCGGTACCCACCTCGCGCGCCACGCGGGTCACCTGCTCCGCGAAGTTCGAGAGCTGGTCGACCATCGTGTTCAGCGTGTTCTTCAGCTCCAGGATCTCGCCCCGGGCGTCCACGTCGATCTTCTGCGACAGGTCCCCGCGCGCCACCGCCGTGGCCACCTGCGCGATGTTGCGCACCTGCGAGGTCAGGTTCCCGGCCATGCCGTTCACCGAGTCGGTCAGGTCGCGCCACACACCGGCCACGCCGGGCACCTGCGCCTGCCCCCCGAGCCGGCCGTCCGTGCCCACCTCGCGGGCCACCCGGGTCACCTGCTCCGCGAAGGCCGAGAGCTGGTCGACCATCGTGTTGATGGTGTTCTTCAGCTCCAGGATCTCGCCCCGGGCGTCCACGTCGATCTTCTGCGACAGGTCCCCGCGCGCCACCGCCGTCGTCACCTGGGCGATCTGGCGCACCTGGGACGTCAGGTTCCCCGCCATGAAGTTGACCGAGTCGGTCAGCTCCTTCCAGGTCCCCGAGACCCCCTCGACCCGGGCCTGGCCGCCGAGGCGGCCCTCCGTGCCCACGTCCCGCGCCATCCGCGTGACCTGGTCGGCGAAGGACGACAGCTGGTCCACCATCGTGTTCACGGTGTTCTTCAGCTGGAGCATCTCGCCGGAGACGTCCACGGTGACCTTCTGCGACAGGTCGCCGTTGGCCACCGCCGTCGTCACCTGCGCGATGTTGCGCACCTGGCCGGTGAGGTTGCGGAAGGCGGTGTTCACCGAATCGGTGAGGTCCTTCCACGTGCCGGCCGCGCCCGGCACCTGAGCCTGACCGCCCAGCTCGCCCTCGACGCCGACCTCGCGCGCCACCCGCGTCACCTCGGCACCGAACGACTGGAGCTGGTCGACCATCGTGTTGACGGTGTTCTTCAGCTCCAGCATCTCGCCGGCCACGTCGACCGTGACCTTCTGCGACAGGTCGCCGTTGGCCACCGCCGTCGTCACCTGCGCGATGTCCCGCACCTGCGTCGTGAGGTTGCGGAAGACCGTGTTCACCGAATCGGTGAGGTCCTTCCAGGTACCGGCCGCGCCCGGCACCTGCGCCTGGCCGCCGAGCAGGCCCTTCGCCCCGACCTCGCTCGCCACCCGCGTGACCTCGTCCGCGAAGGTCCGCAGCGTCTCGGTCATCTGGTTGATCGTTTCGGCCAGTTGCGCGACCTCGCCGCGCGCGCTGACCCGGACCTTCTGCGACAGGTCGCCGTTGGCGACGGCCGTCGTCACCTGGGCGATCCCGCGCACCTGCGCCGTCAGGTTCCCGGCCATGGTGTTGACCGAGTCCGTGAGGTCCTTCCACACGCCCGCGACCCCGGGCACCTTCGCCTGGCCGCCCAGCTCGCCCTCCGTACCCACCTCGCGGGCGACCCGGGTCACCTCGGAGGAGAAGGACGACAGCTGGTCCACCATCGTGTTCACGGTGTTCTTCAGCTGGAGCATCTCGCCGGCCACGTGCACCGTGACCTTGCGCGACAGGTCGCCCTTCGCGACCGCCGTCGTCACCAGCGCGATGTCGCGCACCTGCGCCGTGAGCCGGTACGCCATCGTGTTGACCGAGTCCGTCAGGTCCTTCCACGAACCCGACATCCCGCGGACCTGGGCCTGACCGCCGAGCTTGCCCTCGGTACCCACCTCCAGCGCCACGCGCGTCACCTCGTCGGTGAACGCGGACAACTGGTCGACCAGGTTGTTGACCGTGCGCCCGACCTTCAGGAACTCCCCGCGCAGCGGGTGCCCGGCCCCCTCGGACACCTGCGTCCGCAGGTCCATCCGCTGGTCGAGGTCGCCCTCGGCGACCGCCGACAGCACCCGGCCCACCTCGGACACCGGCCGGGCGAGATCGTCCACCAGCTGGTTCGAGGCGTCGATCGCGGCCGCCCAGGAGCCTTCGCAGGCACCCGTTTCCAGCCGTTCCCCGAGCTTCCCCTCACGTCCCACCATCCGCCGGACCCGGGACAGCTCCCCGGTCAGGTGGAGATTGCGGTCGGCGACCTCGTTGTAGACGGCGGCGATCTCCGTCATCACACCGTCGCCGGACACCGTCAGCCGCTTGCGGAAGTTCCCGTCCCGCATCGACACCAGGGCCGTGAGCAGCCGGTTCAGAGCGGCGGTGTCCACCTCCGTCGTGCCACCGCGCCGAGAACGCCCGCCCTTGGGGCGCGTTCCCGTACGCCGCACCGCTGCGCCAGACTCCACCGTGTCCCTCCCGAAAGGGTCGACCACTGTTCCGCCGGACCTCCAGTGTCCCTGTCCGGCTCTTCAAGCCTGCCCAGTGTTTCACCCCTGCCGAACCCGGCCATAACACTTCGGCACCATCCCACACGGGCCGTACCCTGCGGGTGGATTCCCCGACCACCGCACCATGCCGTCCGCGAAGGTAAGTAACCTGGCACCCGATGTCCAACCGCGTCGAAGGAGACTTGTGATCACGGCACGGGCGGCTGCCAGTTTCGACCCCCTCGGGCGCTCGGTCGCCGCAGCCCGCGCGTTCGTCCGCGACACCCTGCAGGGCTGGGGCTTCGCGGACATCGTCGACGACGCGGTGGTCCTCACCAGCGAGCTCGTCACCAACGCCGTGGTCCATGCCGGAACCCGGGCCGAGGTCGTCTGCCTGCGCGCCGAGGACGGCGTGCGCGTCGAGGTCGCCGACCGGTACCCCGAGCGCGAGCTCCCGCTCCAGCACCCCGAGGAGCGCCCGTACGCGGACCCCGACCGCGAGAACGGCCGCGGGCTGATGCTCTGCGCCGCCCTCGCCACCCGTTGGGGCGTCGAGTACACCGCCACCCACAAGCACGTGTGGTTCCGCCTGGACCTGCCAGACCGGCCGGTCGGTACCCGCTCCGCGGGCCCCGTCATCCCCGACCGCCTGCTCCCGCTCGCCGACAGCCGGGTCCGCGTCGCCGTCGTCCAGGTCGACGCCGCCGACACCGTCGCCGCGTGGAACGAGGACGCCGAGCACATCTTCGGCCACCCCGCCGGCAAGGCCGTCGGCCGCCCGCTCGCCGAGCTCGCCGCCTGGCCGCAGACGCCCGGCACCGGAACCGGCATCGCCGAGGCCCTGCGCCTGTCGCGCTGGGAGGGCAGCTACGGCATCCGCGGCGCCGACGGCCGCGTCGTCCCCGTCTACGCCTCGCACCTGCGGGTCCGCGACGCCCACGGCGAACCGTCCATCGTCTGCCTCCTCGTCCACGACGACGAGCGCGCCCTGCTCCAGACCCCGGCCCGGGTCCCGGGCCCCGACGGCGGGCAGCTCACCGAGCCCCGCCCCGCGGACCCCTTCGAGGTCTTCATCGGCTCGCCGGCCCCCGACGACCTCGACGGACTGCTCCAGCGCACCGTCGAACGGGCCCGCGACCTCCTCGACGCCGACGCCGCCTTCCTGCTGCTGGCCACCGACGACGAGACCGAGCTGGAGGTCCGCGCCACCACCGGCCTGCCCTCCACCCGCCAGCGCTTCGCCCGCGTCCCCGTCGAGGCCGGCACCAACCGCTACGGCTCCGCCCGCATGCCCGCCGTCCACGACGACCTCGCCGCCGTCCCGGGCGCCGTACCGCTCCTGGAGGCCACCGGCATGCGCTCGGTGGTCACCGTCCCGCTGAAGGTCGAGGGCCGTCTCACCGGCTCCCTCGGCGTCGCGGCCGAGGTCCCGGGCCGGTACTCCAACGAGGAGGCCCTGCGCCTGCAGTTCGCCGCCGACCGCATCGCGCTGGCCGTGGAGTCCGCCCGCCTCGGCGAGCTGGAGCGGCTGCGCCGCGGCTCGCTGTCCTTCCTCGTCGAGGCCTCCGACCTGCTGGCGGGCACTTTGGACCGGGACCAGACCCTGGCCTTGGTGGCCCAGATGACCGTCCCGACGCTGGCCACCTGGTGCGCGGTCTACACGATCGCCGACCAGTCCGACCCGTTCCTCTCCTACGTCCTGCACGAGGACGAGGAGCGGATCGACGGCCTCAAGGAACTCCTCGCCCAGGTCAACCCGCCCGAACCGGTCCGCGAGGCCGGCGCCCGCCCGTGGTCCGAGGCGGCCCTCGCGGTCGGCGGCGAGACCGTGGTCCTGCCCCTGCTGGCCCGCAACCGCGTGATCGGCCTGCTCACCCTGGGCAAGCCGTCCGAAGAGCACTTCCGCCAGGAGATCCTGGAGCTCGCCGAGGACCTCTCCCGCCGGGCCGCCCTGGCCCTGGACAACGCCCGCCTGTACTCCGAGCGCACCGCGATCAGCCGCGCCCTCCAGCGCAGCCTGCTGCCGCCCGGCTCCCCCAGCGTCCCCGGCATGGAGGTGGAGGTCATCTACCGCGCGGCCGGCGAGGGCAACGAGGTGGGCGGCGACTTCTACGACGTCTTCCCGATCCGCGACGGTGCGTACGGCTTCGCCATCGGCGACGTCTGCGGCACCGGCCCGGAGGCCGCGGCCGTCACCGGCCTGGCCCGGCACGCCCTGCGCCTGCTGGCCCGCGAGGGCCTGGGAGCCCCGGCGGTCCTGGAGCGGCTTAACGCCGCCATCCTCGACGAGGGCGCCCGCAGCCGCTTCCTCACCCTCCTGTACGGCGAGCTCCACCCCCAGCCCGACGGCGGCGCCCTCATGAAGGTCGTCTGCGCCGGCCACCCCCTCCCGCTGCGGCTGCGCCCGGACGGCGAGGTCATCCCGGCGGCCGAGCCGCAGCCCCTGCTCGGTGTGATCGAGGACCTGGAGCTCTACGAGCAGACCCTCACCCTCGACCCGGGCGACGTGCTGCTGTGCGTGACGGACGGAGTGACGGAGCGCCGCGAGGGCACCCGCATGCTGGGCGACGACGGCCTGGCGGAGGTCCTCACCACCTGTACGGGCCTCACCGCCGGCGCGGTGGCCTCGCGCGTCCTGCGCGCGGTGGAACGGTTCGCCGCCGAGCCGGCCTCGGACGACATGGCGATCCTGGCCTTCCGCGTGCCGCACCAGCGCGAGGGCGACTAGAAATACGGGTGCGGGCCGAGGCGTCCCCGGCCTAGGGTCGGGGACCATGCCCTTCTCACGCACGCGCCCCGACTTCACCGCGGACGAGCGCACCCAGCTCATCGGCTGGCTCGACATGCAGCGCTCGATCGTCCAGTGGAAGTGCGAGGGCCTCTCCGAAGAGGACGCGCACCGTCCCGTCCTGCCGTCCTCACCGCTGATGACCGCGGCCGGCC
Above is a window of Streptomyces subrutilus DNA encoding:
- a CDS encoding HAMP domain-containing protein, encoding MESGAAVRRTGTRPKGGRSRRGGTTEVDTAALNRLLTALVSMRDGNFRKRLTVSGDGVMTEIAAVYNEVADRNLHLTGELSRVRRMVGREGKLGERLETGACEGSWAAAIDASNQLVDDLARPVSEVGRVLSAVAEGDLDQRMDLRTQVSEGAGHPLRGEFLKVGRTVNNLVDQLSAFTDEVTRVALEVGTEGKLGGQAQVRGMSGSWKDLTDSVNTMAYRLTAQVRDIALVTTAVAKGDLSRKVTVHVAGEMLQLKNTVNTMVDQLSSFSSEVTRVAREVGTEGELGGQAKVPGVAGVWKDLTDSVNTMAGNLTAQVRGIAQVTTAVANGDLSQKVRVSARGEVAQLAETINQMTETLRTFADEVTRVASEVGAKGLLGGQAQVPGAAGTWKDLTDSVNTVFRNLTTQVRDIAQVTTAVANGDLSQKVTVDVAGEMLELKNTVNTMVDQLQSFGAEVTRVAREVGVEGELGGQAQVPGAAGTWKDLTDSVNTAFRNLTGQVRNIAQVTTAVANGDLSQKVTVDVSGEMLQLKNTVNTMVDQLSSFADQVTRMARDVGTEGRLGGQARVEGVSGTWKELTDSVNFMAGNLTSQVRQIAQVTTAVARGDLSQKIDVDARGEILELKNTINTMVDQLSAFAEQVTRVAREVGTDGRLGGQAQVPGVAGVWRDLTDSVNGMAGNLTSQVRNIAQVATAVARGDLSQKIDVDARGEILELKNTLNTMVDQLSNFAEQVTRVAREVGTEGILGGQAEVKGVSGTWKDLTQSVNFMANNLTSQVRNIAEVTTAVAMGDLSKKITVDAKGEILELVTTVNTMVDQLSSFAEQVTRVAREVGTEGILGGQARVRGVTGIWKDLSDNVNTMAGNLTAQVRGIAQVSAAVANGDLTKKVTVEARGEVAQLADTVNTMVKTLSSFADEVTRVAREVGTEGRLGGQAHVPGVSGTWKDLTDSVNFMASNLTGQVRQIAMVTTAIAKGDMTKKIDIDARGEILELKTTINTMVDQLSSFADQVTRVAREVGTEGILGGQARVRDVDGTWRDLTESVNEMAGNLTRQVRAIAAVATAVTRGDLSLKVDVDAAGEIQVLQDNINTMIVNLRDTTLANKEQDWLKGNLARISALMQGRRELDDVAKLIMSELTPVVSAQHGAFFLALPAGGTTEVGTEGGADGSYALRMRGSYAYAGGQVPTSFRPGEGLIGTVAEEKRTILVENTPPGYLKISSGLGEAPPAHVIVLPVLFEGKLLGVIELASFTPFTQIQKDFLSQIAEMIGTSVNTISVNSKTEMLLKQSQEMTEELRERSDELENRQKALQAANAELEEKAELLAQQNRDIEVKNTEIEEARQVLEERAEQLAVSMRYKSEFLANMSHELRTPLNSLLILAKLLADNADGNLSPKQVEFAETIHGAGSDLLQLINDILDLSKVEAGKMDVSPTRIALVQLVDYVEATFRPLTAEKGLDFSVRVSPELPATLHTDEQRLLQVLRNLLSNAVKFTDTGAVELVIRPAGADVPTAIREQLLEAGSLREADGDLIAFSVTDTGIGIAASKMLVIFEAFKQADGTTSRKYGGTGLGLSISREIARLLGGEIHAASEPGRGSTFTLYLPLHPSELPPQGYAPPAPGGARGELYRRPAEETAVPELPAAPVPAPQAPAGPERTVPAVEGQPGQGGGAAPLFRRRRKPLSDLEPRAAVPGQPYEAGAEDGWGGAQDELPVVPRTYDFHGERVLIVDDDVRNVFALTSVLEQHGLAVLYAENGREGIEVLEQHDDVTVVLMDIMMPEMDGYATTSAIRRMPQFAGLPIIALTAKAMKGDREKAIDSGASDYVTKPVDPDYLLSVMEQWMRGK